The following proteins are co-located in the Desulfurococcus amylolyticus Z-533 genome:
- a CDS encoding amidohydrolase family protein, with protein sequence MADIYIRGGWIITMDSSRRIIRDGAVAVEDGEVRAVGKREVLDKDYRYYSDIVINAERDIVMPGLINTHVHLAQGLLRACADYLPLIPWLKDRVWPLQGNYRPEEALASAKLVTLEMIKSGTTAFLETGLVGRYGVDNIVEFLHGSGIRAAIARHVMDLKGYALEENILHEGLVEPGDTSFNDTLRLHSKYHGWDNRIWIWFGPRTPGAVSLELYRKISEKAKELKTGITMHLAEVRDDVEYTIKTFGKKPVEFAHWLGLTGSNAVLVHVVWVSDEEIRLLGETGTSVSHNPSSNMKLASGAARVSDMLSNGVNVALGTDGGPSNNTYDLVREMKHAALLQPLRTLRADAIRAEQVLEMATINGARALMIGNITGSIEIGKRADIIVIDYWNPHLHPLNNPVSHIVYAASGHDVKHSIIDGRLVMFDRKTLTLDEEEIIEEAEKAAWNLYNRAGICGKPDVIWPLV encoded by the coding sequence TTGGCGGATATATATATTAGAGGCGGCTGGATAATAACCATGGATTCCTCGAGAAGGATAATTCGTGACGGTGCTGTAGCAGTAGAGGATGGAGAGGTCAGAGCTGTAGGTAAAAGGGAGGTGCTTGACAAGGATTACCGTTATTACTCAGATATAGTAATCAATGCCGAGAGAGACATAGTGATGCCAGGGCTAATCAACACGCATGTACACCTAGCCCAAGGTCTGCTAAGGGCATGCGCAGACTACCTACCTCTAATCCCCTGGTTGAAGGATAGAGTTTGGCCGCTTCAGGGTAACTATAGACCTGAGGAGGCATTAGCATCAGCTAAACTAGTAACCCTTGAAATGATTAAATCGGGGACAACGGCTTTCCTTGAGACAGGGCTGGTGGGACGCTATGGTGTGGATAATATAGTGGAATTCCTACACGGCTCAGGGATAAGGGCTGCTATTGCTAGACATGTAATGGATTTGAAAGGTTATGCATTAGAGGAAAACATCCTGCACGAGGGACTAGTTGAGCCAGGGGACACTAGTTTCAATGACACGCTGAGACTACACAGCAAATATCATGGATGGGATAATAGGATATGGATATGGTTTGGGCCAAGAACCCCTGGAGCCGTAAGCCTTGAACTCTATAGAAAAATCTCTGAGAAAGCCAAGGAGTTGAAGACAGGTATAACAATGCACCTCGCAGAAGTAAGAGATGACGTTGAATACACCATTAAGACATTTGGTAAAAAACCGGTTGAATTCGCTCACTGGCTAGGATTAACAGGGTCAAACGCTGTCCTGGTGCACGTAGTATGGGTTAGCGATGAGGAGATAAGGCTTCTCGGTGAAACCGGTACTTCTGTCAGCCATAATCCATCAAGCAATATGAAGCTGGCTAGTGGGGCAGCCAGGGTCTCGGATATGCTGTCTAATGGGGTTAACGTGGCCTTGGGGACCGATGGTGGTCCAAGTAATAACACGTATGACTTGGTAAGGGAGATGAAGCATGCTGCACTGCTTCAACCCCTTAGAACGCTGAGGGCTGACGCGATAAGGGCTGAGCAGGTCCTTGAGATGGCTACTATAAATGGTGCACGGGCATTAATGATCGGTAATATTACTGGGAGCATAGAGATCGGTAAAAGGGCGGATATAATAGTGATTGACTACTGGAACCCGCATTTACACCCATTAAACAACCCTGTCTCACACATTGTTTATGCTGCCTCGGGACATGATGTAAAACACAGTATTATAGATGGGAGATTAGTAATGTTTGATAGGAAAACACTCACGTTAGACGAGGAGGAGATAATAGAGGAGGCAGAGAAGGCGGCTTGGAATCTGTATAATCGTGCCGGGATATGTGGGAAGCCTGATGTAATATGGCCGCTGGTTTAG
- a CDS encoding aminotransferase class V-fold PLP-dependent enzyme: MFDPEEIRKDFPILNREVNGKKLVYFDNAATTQKPIQVINAIRDFYMYHNANVHRGFHTLSQEASQMYEEAHEKIAKFINAYSWREIIFCSNTTEALNIVAYGWGLWNLREGDEIILTVMDHHSSMLPWRLIAKLKNAKVKYIDITNDGYLKYELLEEFITEKTRVVAFPIASNVLGTINDSRRIARLAHSVGAIVVADGAQSVPHLPTNIRELEIDFLAFSGHKMLGPTGIGVLWGRQELLESMHPFKVGGDTIKDVTLDNVVWHDLPWRFEAGTPNIAGGIGLGAAVDYLLKIGMENVREHEKALVEYTLKRLGEIEDVEYYGPRNPRDKTGVIAFNIKGLNHHTVGSALDLFGIAVRTGMHCAHPLHYRLGLKGTVRASYYIYNTLEEVDYFIEALEKIVSLKESLKSKPPTEVCTGT, encoded by the coding sequence ATGTTTGACCCGGAGGAAATACGTAAGGATTTCCCCATCCTTAACAGAGAGGTCAACGGTAAGAAGTTGGTCTACTTCGATAACGCCGCGACAACTCAGAAGCCTATCCAGGTGATCAACGCTATCAGAGACTTCTACATGTATCACAACGCTAATGTGCACCGTGGATTCCACACTCTGAGCCAAGAGGCTAGCCAGATGTATGAGGAAGCACATGAGAAGATAGCCAAGTTCATTAACGCCTACTCGTGGAGAGAGATCATTTTCTGTAGTAATACTACCGAGGCATTGAACATAGTTGCCTATGGATGGGGACTATGGAATCTCAGGGAGGGCGATGAGATAATATTAACAGTTATGGATCACCATAGCAGTATGCTTCCATGGAGACTGATAGCAAAGCTCAAGAATGCCAAGGTGAAATATATCGATATAACCAATGATGGATACTTAAAGTATGAACTGCTAGAGGAATTTATCACCGAGAAAACACGCGTAGTAGCCTTCCCTATAGCAAGCAATGTCCTAGGAACGATAAATGATTCACGAAGGATAGCTAGGTTGGCCCATAGTGTTGGGGCAATAGTTGTTGCCGACGGAGCTCAAAGCGTCCCCCATCTCCCGACAAATATAAGGGAGCTTGAAATAGACTTCCTCGCTTTTAGCGGGCATAAAATGCTCGGTCCCACCGGGATAGGTGTCCTATGGGGTAGACAAGAGCTCCTCGAATCAATGCATCCATTTAAAGTCGGTGGAGATACAATCAAGGATGTCACATTGGATAATGTAGTATGGCATGACCTACCATGGAGGTTTGAAGCAGGTACACCTAATATAGCAGGGGGCATTGGATTAGGTGCTGCAGTAGACTACCTGTTGAAAATAGGTATGGAGAATGTGCGTGAACACGAGAAAGCATTAGTTGAATACACATTGAAGAGGCTTGGTGAGATCGAGGATGTGGAATATTATGGTCCACGCAATCCACGCGATAAGACTGGTGTAATAGCATTCAATATAAAGGGGTTAAACCACCACACAGTCGGCTCGGCACTCGACTTATTCGGTATAGCTGTGAGAACTGGAATGCATTGTGCACATCCATTACACTATAGGCTTGGATTAAAGGGTACTGTGAGGGCAAGCTACTATATATATAATACATTAGAAGAAGTGGACTACTTTATCGAGGCCCTGGAGAAAATAGTTTCTCTAAAAGAGTCGCTTAAATCAAAACCACCTACAGAAGTCTGCACTGGTACATAG
- a CDS encoding asparagine synthetase A, translated as MHKLFLDEEIAIYARIKPLDSSRILVRDATGEKEVRILGEKARDITSLPCESTVLITGVLTEQGLKVKDFKVLHKPLEPAKICVDNVPLDPAEYVRNYPIYIRRPEILRVVKTYSIVLRTMRRILDKHGFTELSAPIIGYVSDPGLRGAEKAIVKIYGETYEVQSSVIMYKQLYASLLGKIYYVARNLRIEPPENMYTGRHLVEFTQVDVEASITTASDMMRLAEETLYKTVRYMLNHYSELLTYDQVDFLEKTITKPPYPRIDYDSALGLLERKGYRLEHGKEISFEAEAVLGDMYGTPVWLHGFPTVSRGFYYMPDPEKPGYNIDYNLILPGHAGEVLDGGCREYRYEKLVERIKYHGEPLEKYRWFLELAKAGAIQPSCGWGMGVERLVKYIHRLRHVAYASPHPRIPGIIGP; from the coding sequence GTGCATAAACTATTCTTAGATGAAGAAATAGCCATATATGCAAGAATAAAACCCCTCGACTCCTCGAGAATCCTTGTAAGAGATGCCACAGGCGAGAAAGAGGTACGAATCCTGGGTGAGAAGGCTAGGGATATTACTTCACTACCATGTGAGTCAACAGTATTAATAACCGGGGTGCTAACTGAGCAGGGATTGAAGGTGAAAGACTTCAAGGTTCTCCACAAACCATTAGAGCCCGCGAAAATATGCGTGGATAACGTACCCTTGGATCCGGCCGAGTATGTGAGAAACTACCCCATATATATTAGACGCCCTGAAATACTACGGGTTGTTAAAACATACTCTATAGTATTGAGGACCATGAGACGTATACTTGATAAGCACGGCTTCACGGAATTGTCAGCCCCAATAATAGGTTATGTAAGCGATCCAGGTCTGCGGGGAGCGGAAAAGGCCATCGTCAAAATATATGGTGAGACATATGAGGTACAAAGTAGTGTCATCATGTATAAACAATTATATGCATCACTACTCGGGAAGATATATTACGTAGCCAGGAACCTTAGAATAGAGCCACCTGAAAACATGTATACTGGGAGACACCTAGTCGAGTTCACTCAAGTGGATGTCGAAGCCTCTATAACCACAGCCAGCGATATGATGAGGCTGGCTGAGGAAACACTATATAAAACAGTGAGATATATGCTTAACCATTACAGCGAGCTCCTAACATACGATCAGGTAGATTTCCTAGAGAAGACTATTACAAAACCACCCTACCCTAGGATAGACTATGACTCAGCACTAGGGTTGTTGGAGAGAAAAGGGTATAGACTTGAACACGGTAAGGAAATAAGCTTCGAGGCCGAGGCAGTACTAGGAGATATGTATGGGACCCCAGTGTGGTTACACGGCTTCCCCACAGTAAGCAGGGGCTTCTATTATATGCCGGATCCCGAGAAACCGGGATATAATATAGACTACAACCTGATTCTACCAGGCCATGCAGGTGAAGTACTGGATGGTGGATGCAGGGAGTATAGGTATGAGAAACTAGTTGAAAGAATAAAGTATCATGGAGAACCACTTGAGAAATACAGGTGGTTCCTCGAGCTGGCTAAAGCGGGGGCAATACAACCCTCATGTGGATGGGGTATGGGTGTCGAGAGACTGGTGAAATACATCCACAGACTTCGACATGTAGCATACGCGTCTCCTCATCCAAGGATCCCGGGGATCATAGGTCCCTAG